The following are encoded in a window of Candidatus Jordarchaeales archaeon genomic DNA:
- a CDS encoding pyruvate formate lyase family protein, with product MMKIWSPSEKLSERVRKLRDEYFSFERRPTNEVIAYTTGTPWDEVFSYHDWGVVPELFPFLPAIRDTLKTIAVKVEPPEGFWKESLPVRRAIFFRKVVEEYLPVRILDGELIVGFNFNTALSKCFTKKEAKKWRKAEEKWFRKMVKLSDLGVMNCGAIPGHIIPNYRKVLEKGFKGIRDELLQWMEKHEDKEKKDYVRAMVIAIEAVKRLAERYAEEAERLAEKEENEERRRELLEIARICRKVPWEPAETFWEALQSLWFTHMLVMAAESYPGPGLSHGRFDQYMYPYYKRDIEEGRLTKEMAKELLRCFWVKHNYAYDYMGKIGNQGINSGFGQLITIGGIKKDGSDAVNELTWLVLEVAEEMNMLEPKLNIRIHKNISREFLLKMCEVLARTQGSPFLINFDEQAIKGLVWEGIPEDEAWDYGVVGCLENTAQGKDRSGTVDVNINLAKPLELVFGMGRDLKTGEMIGVKTKDPRKFKSYEEFEEAYFAQLKKCIERTLELASEADAIRARWEPVPYLSALVDGCAEKGIDVRQGGAVYNFITVEGVGLATVADSLAAVKKLVFEDKEVTMEELVEAIKRNFEGFEELQRRLLFKAPKFGNDDDYVDQIARKVSRYWTQEVFKHVSPATGRRYRGGYLSWNYYIDFAPKTAATPDGRPRGKFLSNGVQPVQGMDSKGPTAVIRSVGKLGLETVPNGASQVITLNPSSVRDAEHLEKLAALLLACCEIGGTSLQVNMINPEVLREAQRKPEEYRNLLVRVTGYNAYFVTLGKEQQEEIIARACHGL from the coding sequence ATGATGAAGATTTGGTCTCCCTCGGAGAAACTTTCCGAGAGGGTCAGGAAACTCAGGGACGAGTACTTTTCCTTTGAAAGGCGTCCAACGAACGAGGTGATCGCTTACACCACGGGGACGCCTTGGGACGAGGTTTTCTCCTACCACGACTGGGGAGTTGTTCCCGAGTTGTTTCCCTTCCTTCCAGCTATAAGAGACACACTTAAGACGATAGCCGTTAAAGTCGAGCCCCCCGAAGGGTTCTGGAAAGAGAGCCTACCGGTCAGGAGGGCTATATTCTTCAGGAAGGTAGTAGAGGAATACCTCCCGGTGAGAATACTTGACGGCGAACTCATAGTTGGCTTCAACTTCAACACCGCCCTGTCAAAGTGCTTCACAAAGAAAGAGGCTAAAAAGTGGAGGAAGGCTGAGGAGAAATGGTTCAGGAAAATGGTTAAACTATCCGACCTAGGTGTCATGAACTGCGGCGCCATACCCGGGCACATAATACCAAACTACAGGAAGGTTCTCGAGAAAGGGTTTAAGGGGATAAGGGACGAGCTCCTCCAGTGGATGGAGAAGCATGAGGACAAGGAGAAAAAGGACTATGTTAGAGCCATGGTGATAGCCATTGAAGCAGTTAAGAGGCTGGCTGAGAGGTACGCTGAGGAAGCTGAGAGACTAGCGGAGAAAGAGGAGAACGAAGAGAGGAGACGCGAGCTGCTCGAAATAGCCAGGATATGCAGGAAGGTCCCATGGGAGCCGGCGGAAACTTTCTGGGAGGCACTCCAGTCACTCTGGTTCACCCACATGCTCGTGATGGCTGCTGAGAGTTACCCGGGACCCGGGCTGTCGCATGGAAGGTTCGACCAGTACATGTACCCGTACTACAAGAGGGACATTGAAGAGGGCAGACTGACGAAGGAAATGGCGAAGGAGCTGCTTCGCTGCTTCTGGGTTAAGCACAACTACGCCTACGACTACATGGGGAAGATAGGGAACCAAGGGATTAACTCCGGGTTCGGACAGCTAATAACGATAGGCGGAATTAAGAAGGATGGAAGCGACGCTGTGAACGAGCTCACCTGGCTAGTCCTCGAGGTCGCCGAGGAAATGAACATGCTCGAGCCGAAACTCAACATAAGGATACACAAGAACATATCAAGAGAGTTCTTGCTTAAGATGTGCGAGGTCTTAGCCCGAACGCAGGGCTCACCCTTCCTCATAAACTTCGACGAGCAGGCGATAAAGGGGCTCGTCTGGGAAGGGATCCCCGAGGACGAAGCCTGGGACTACGGGGTCGTAGGATGCCTTGAAAACACAGCCCAGGGAAAAGACAGGTCGGGAACCGTGGACGTCAACATAAACCTGGCTAAGCCCTTGGAGCTCGTCTTCGGCATGGGGCGCGACCTGAAGACCGGCGAAATGATAGGCGTAAAAACTAAGGACCCGAGGAAGTTTAAGAGCTACGAGGAGTTCGAGGAGGCATACTTCGCCCAGCTTAAAAAGTGCATTGAAAGAACGCTTGAGCTCGCCTCGGAGGCTGACGCTATCAGGGCGCGCTGGGAGCCGGTTCCATACCTCTCCGCCCTAGTGGACGGGTGCGCTGAGAAGGGAATTGACGTTAGGCAGGGAGGAGCGGTCTACAACTTTATAACCGTTGAGGGTGTGGGGCTGGCGACGGTGGCGGACAGCCTGGCTGCAGTCAAGAAACTTGTCTTCGAAGATAAAGAGGTAACAATGGAGGAGCTTGTGGAGGCGATAAAGAGGAACTTTGAAGGGTTCGAGGAACTCCAAAGAAGGCTTCTGTTCAAGGCGCCGAAGTTTGGTAATGACGACGACTACGTGGACCAGATAGCCAGAAAGGTATCAAGGTACTGGACGCAGGAGGTGTTCAAACATGTTTCGCCTGCAACCGGGAGAAGGTACAGGGGAGGATACCTCTCCTGGAACTACTACATAGACTTCGCCCCAAAAACTGCAGCCACACCAGACGGGAGGCCTAGAGGCAAATTCCTGTCTAACGGCGTCCAACCAGTCCAAGGAATGGACTCTAAGGGGCCGACAGCAGTCATACGCTCGGTCGGAAAGCTTGGGCTCGAAACCGTTCCGAACGGCGCGTCGCAAGTGATCACATTGAACCCGTCGTCGGTGAGGGACGCCGAGCACCTCGAAAAGCTTGCGGCACTCCTGTTAGCATGCTGCGAGATAGGAGGGACAAGCCTACAAGTCAACATGATAAACCCGGAGGTCTTGAGGGAGGCTCAGAGGAAGCCGGAAGAATACAGGAACCTGTTAGTCCGCGTAACAGGGTACAACGCGTACTTCGTGACCTTAGGAAAGGAGCAACAGGAGGAAATAATAGCCAGAGCCTGCCACGGCTTGTAG
- a CDS encoding type II toxin-antitoxin system VapC family toxin, protein MTVIVVDASALAKVLLQEEGWEGVELTARTATLDHALIEALNAVWKAAILGKLGKDDAIERVEALKLISRGLLVFKAQEHFNRSMEIALAEKLTIYDAVYIALAEQLGAELQTSDTKQFYAAKKYVKAKLIK, encoded by the coding sequence ATGACCGTGATAGTGGTTGACGCTTCAGCCCTAGCTAAGGTCCTCCTGCAAGAGGAGGGTTGGGAGGGCGTTGAACTAACAGCTAGGACAGCCACACTTGACCACGCGCTGATTGAAGCGCTTAACGCCGTGTGGAAGGCGGCAATTCTAGGAAAACTAGGGAAGGATGACGCCATAGAGAGAGTTGAAGCCCTGAAGCTCATTAGCAGGGGGCTACTCGTTTTCAAAGCCCAGGAACACTTTAACCGCTCGATGGAAATAGCTCTCGCAGAAAAACTCACCATTTATGACGCGGTCTACATAGCCCTTGCTGAGCAGCTCGGAGCAGAACTTCAAACCTCAGACACTAAACAGTTCTATGCAGCTAAAAAGTATGTAAAAGCGAAACTCATAAAGTAG
- a CDS encoding glycyl-radical enzyme activating protein — MVFNVQRFSTEDGPGIRTTVFMKGCPLRCLWCQNPEGLNPRPELVWYDVRCIGVRACVRACSAGALKLERDGLHIDRGKCTACGLCVKACPTGALEVIGVEYTPERLVDEVLRDKVFYDTSGGGVTFSGGEPMLQADFLVEVLPSLKEHEVHVALDTSGFAPWGKFEELLEWVDLVLYDLKVMDSAKHRELTGVDPWLIWENAVRLAEEGVRMWIRTPIIPGMTDSEENVRAVSRFIVEKLPTVERYDLLAFNNLCVSKYKRLGLKFPLEGARLMRREEMERLARVAEEEGVRKVAWSGMVEREVEKEVK; from the coding sequence GTGGTGTTCAACGTTCAAAGGTTCTCCACGGAGGATGGGCCCGGGATAAGGACGACGGTTTTCATGAAGGGTTGCCCTCTCCGATGCCTATGGTGCCAGAACCCAGAGGGGCTCAACCCGAGGCCGGAGCTCGTGTGGTATGACGTGAGATGCATAGGTGTGAGGGCGTGCGTTAGAGCTTGCAGCGCCGGAGCTCTCAAACTGGAAAGGGACGGCCTTCACATAGACAGGGGAAAGTGCACCGCGTGCGGGCTTTGTGTGAAGGCGTGCCCCACGGGGGCGCTTGAAGTCATAGGTGTCGAGTACACTCCTGAGAGGCTTGTAGACGAAGTGCTGCGCGACAAAGTGTTCTACGACACGTCTGGAGGCGGGGTCACTTTCTCAGGAGGGGAGCCTATGCTTCAGGCCGACTTCCTAGTGGAGGTGCTCCCATCCCTCAAGGAGCACGAAGTCCACGTGGCTCTAGACACTAGCGGTTTCGCCCCATGGGGGAAGTTCGAGGAGCTGCTGGAGTGGGTTGACCTCGTCCTCTACGACTTGAAGGTCATGGACTCTGCGAAGCACAGGGAGCTTACAGGGGTGGACCCATGGCTGATATGGGAGAACGCTGTTAGACTTGCTGAGGAAGGGGTGCGCATGTGGATTAGGACCCCGATCATACCAGGGATGACGGACAGCGAGGAGAACGTGAGGGCGGTTTCACGCTTCATAGTCGAGAAACTGCCGACCGTTGAACGCTACGACCTACTCGCCTTCAATAATCTCTGCGTGTCCAAGTACAAGCGCCTTGGGTTGAAGTTCCCGCTTGAGGGGGCGAGGCTTATGAGGAGAGAGGAGATGGAGAGGCTTGCCCGGGTCGCTGAGGAGGAAGGAGTGAGAAAGGTCGCTTGGAGCGGAATGGTTGAAAGAGAGGTTGAAAAGGAGGTGAAATGA
- a CDS encoding M28 family peptidase, with protein sequence MAFAVPSQSEIFGWVLDLYSLGRRIPGSKGDLKAEKYLRNKLREFGFKDVRMEPINITLWMAKKWSLEVRPEGGKPEKLPCFYIPYSAPTSGLEGELVYVGEGRAEDFERSDVRGKIVVVSVKFLPLPVSLLRSIAYFTHDPGGTITPDWVHPATWIRLNCLGMRLIEGGYDAYEMARERGAVGFIGILEDYPKLGKELTYYAPYDGVMRPMPGLWVSRETGARLKEMLGRGKVRGKIVLKAKVKPAVTHNVYGVLPGETDDVIIVHSHHDGPFQSAVEDASGCSVVLALAKYFAKLGKRTRKTLVFLFTAGHFYGGAEGVGQKAFIEAHRGDIVARAVVDIAIEHVAKECLEKDGVGVVTGNVEPRGLFTTDNPVMVDIAKKAIVKNGVERILVLPTNTPIDVPTDAHLFWKNGVPIYSLISGPVYLFDATDTPDKVAEDQLEKLTRMFIDIINELDALPAEKIK encoded by the coding sequence TTGGCTTTTGCTGTGCCTTCTCAGAGCGAGATTTTCGGGTGGGTGTTGGACCTTTACTCTCTGGGGCGCAGGATCCCGGGGAGCAAAGGCGACCTTAAGGCTGAAAAATACCTTCGCAACAAGCTCCGAGAGTTCGGCTTCAAGGATGTGCGCATGGAGCCCATAAACATAACTCTCTGGATGGCTAAGAAGTGGAGCTTGGAGGTGCGGCCTGAAGGGGGGAAGCCTGAGAAGCTGCCGTGCTTCTACATTCCCTACTCGGCTCCCACTAGTGGCTTGGAGGGAGAGCTGGTCTATGTTGGCGAGGGACGCGCCGAGGACTTCGAGAGGAGCGACGTGAGGGGAAAGATAGTAGTTGTCAGCGTTAAGTTTCTCCCTCTGCCGGTGTCCCTTCTGCGCTCAATAGCTTACTTCACGCACGATCCAGGGGGGACCATAACGCCGGACTGGGTGCATCCTGCAACCTGGATACGTTTAAACTGTTTGGGTATGAGGCTTATAGAAGGAGGATATGACGCCTACGAGATGGCGCGTGAACGTGGAGCCGTTGGATTTATCGGCATACTTGAAGACTACCCGAAGCTGGGGAAGGAGTTAACTTATTATGCCCCATACGATGGAGTCATGAGGCCTATGCCTGGCCTTTGGGTTAGCAGGGAAACTGGGGCGAGACTGAAGGAGATGCTGGGTAGGGGGAAAGTTAGGGGTAAAATTGTGCTTAAGGCAAAGGTTAAGCCTGCAGTGACCCACAACGTTTACGGGGTTCTCCCCGGGGAGACGGACGACGTAATAATCGTCCACTCTCATCATGACGGCCCCTTCCAGAGCGCTGTCGAGGACGCTTCGGGTTGCTCCGTCGTCCTGGCACTAGCAAAGTACTTTGCCAAGCTTGGCAAGAGAACCAGAAAAACCTTGGTGTTCCTCTTCACGGCCGGCCACTTTTACGGAGGTGCTGAAGGAGTAGGGCAGAAGGCGTTTATAGAAGCCCACAGGGGTGACATTGTGGCGAGAGCGGTCGTGGATATAGCTATTGAGCACGTCGCTAAGGAGTGCTTGGAAAAAGATGGGGTTGGAGTTGTGACCGGGAATGTGGAGCCGAGAGGCCTCTTCACGACAGACAACCCCGTCATGGTGGACATCGCGAAGAAAGCCATAGTCAAGAACGGAGTGGAGAGGATACTCGTCCTGCCAACTAATACACCGATAGACGTGCCAACGGATGCGCACCTCTTCTGGAAAAACGGGGTCCCAATATACAGCTTGATAAGCGGGCCAGTCTACCTCTTCGACGCAACAGACACACCTGATAAAGTCGCCGAAGACCAGCTCGAAAAGCTAACGAGAATGTTTATCGACATAATAAACGAGCTCGACGCGCTACCAGCAGAAAAGATAAAGTGA
- a CDS encoding pyridoxamine 5'-phosphate oxidase family protein — protein MMALPRGAVEAFNLEMAGKFLATAGGDGKPNVVPVISLRAFDEETLVFGEFMMLKTRKNLAEGCKVCACVVTEKLENYVATGVFKGFERRGKYYEFVSEIPLFKYNAYTGARAAGVIKVEEVWQVERAKSKAAILLDTLAAMVTPVSGGGKRLHPNISEKFNRLNAVKVVAKIEDGQPVIIPAISMRAVGGTKLVFGTRSTDAERLKPGEYVATAVLTMEAMAYQVKGVYEGKKRTLLGEVGVVSVEEAYTLTPPRPGEKIPLE, from the coding sequence ATGATGGCTCTCCCCCGCGGAGCTGTTGAGGCTTTCAACCTTGAGATGGCAGGCAAGTTCCTCGCAACCGCCGGCGGGGACGGGAAGCCAAACGTTGTTCCCGTGATATCCCTTAGGGCTTTCGATGAGGAGACCCTCGTGTTCGGCGAGTTCATGATGCTCAAGACGAGGAAAAACCTAGCCGAGGGGTGCAAGGTGTGCGCCTGCGTCGTCACCGAGAAACTTGAAAACTACGTTGCGACGGGTGTCTTTAAAGGGTTCGAGAGAAGAGGCAAGTACTACGAGTTCGTATCGGAGATCCCGCTCTTCAAGTACAACGCTTACACGGGAGCGAGGGCGGCCGGCGTAATCAAGGTTGAAGAAGTTTGGCAGGTGGAAAGAGCGAAGTCTAAAGCAGCCATACTCCTCGACACCCTAGCAGCCATGGTTACCCCTGTGAGTGGAGGCGGAAAACGGCTGCACCCAAACATATCCGAGAAGTTTAACAGGCTGAACGCGGTAAAAGTCGTAGCCAAAATTGAAGATGGACAGCCGGTCATAATTCCAGCGATATCAATGAGGGCCGTCGGAGGCACAAAACTAGTCTTCGGCACCCGTTCAACGGATGCCGAGAGGCTGAAGCCGGGAGAATACGTGGCGACAGCAGTGCTTACAATGGAAGCCATGGCGTACCAGGTGAAAGGAGTCTACGAGGGGAAAAAGAGAACACTGCTGGGAGAGGTGGGAGTAGTAAGCGTCGAGGAAGCATACACGCTGACTCCTCCAAGACCTGGAGAAAAAATACCGCTGGAATAA
- the arsB gene encoding ACR3 family arsenite efflux transporter gives MSGSVKLGLLDRYLTLWIFLAMVLGVGLGAVLPEFSSLLNRLRMDTVSLPIAIGLLLMMYPPLAKVKYEELSRLMNLKGAFTVSLVQNWVIGPALMFALAWILLPDLPEYRVGLTVVGLARCIAMVLVWNQLAKGDNELCAVLVALNSVFQMLMYSVLAYLYVTLLPSWLSGVPVWLAEVPRWVWMLSPELSLAGLAVSASGASTVNVSIVDIAKSVLIYLGIPFTGGVITRYTLIRRRGKEWYETVFARKISPLTLAALLFTIVVMFSLKGETIVALPIDVLRVAIPLMFYFVLMFFLSFIMVWKLGFNYPETATISFTAASNNFELAIAVCVGVFGIASGQAFAAVIGPLIEVPVLINLVNVSLWLEKKLFKPSIPAPVIEVATKK, from the coding sequence TTGAGTGGCAGCGTTAAGCTTGGCCTGCTGGACAGGTATCTAACGCTGTGGATATTCCTAGCCATGGTGCTCGGTGTCGGGTTGGGTGCTGTTCTGCCGGAGTTCAGCAGCTTACTTAATAGGCTCAGGATGGATACTGTGTCGCTTCCCATAGCTATAGGGCTACTACTCATGATGTACCCGCCTCTAGCCAAGGTGAAGTATGAGGAGTTGTCAAGGCTCATGAACCTTAAGGGTGCGTTCACCGTGTCACTGGTGCAGAACTGGGTCATAGGCCCGGCGCTCATGTTCGCGCTTGCATGGATTCTGTTGCCAGACTTGCCGGAGTACAGGGTTGGGTTGACCGTGGTTGGGCTTGCGCGTTGCATAGCTATGGTTCTAGTCTGGAATCAGCTTGCAAAAGGTGACAATGAGCTCTGCGCAGTACTAGTTGCTCTGAACTCTGTTTTCCAGATGCTAATGTACTCGGTGCTGGCTTACTTGTACGTTACTCTGCTTCCATCATGGCTTAGCGGTGTGCCCGTGTGGCTTGCAGAAGTTCCAAGGTGGGTTTGGATGCTATCCCCGGAGCTTTCGCTCGCAGGATTAGCCGTCTCTGCCTCCGGTGCGTCAACGGTCAACGTGTCCATAGTTGACATAGCGAAAAGCGTGCTCATATACCTCGGGATCCCATTCACTGGCGGTGTTATAACTCGCTACACGCTGATTAGGAGAAGGGGCAAGGAGTGGTATGAGACTGTTTTCGCGAGGAAGATTAGCCCCCTCACCCTTGCAGCGCTGCTCTTCACGATAGTTGTCATGTTCTCTCTTAAAGGTGAAACCATAGTTGCACTGCCAATCGACGTGTTAAGAGTAGCTATCCCGCTAATGTTCTACTTCGTTCTAATGTTCTTCTTGTCCTTCATCATGGTTTGGAAGCTTGGCTTCAACTACCCTGAGACGGCAACCATATCATTTACCGCGGCGAGCAACAACTTCGAGCTCGCAATAGCGGTCTGCGTCGGAGTCTTCGGCATAGCGTCAGGGCAGGCGTTCGCGGCGGTCATAGGGCCGCTCATCGAGGTTCCAGTGCTTATAAACCTGGTTAACGTCTCGCTGTGGCTTGAAAAGAAGCTCTTCAAGCCTTCAATTCCTGCACCGGTGATCGAGGTCGCAACTAAAAAGTAG
- a CDS encoding nucleotidyltransferase domain-containing protein: MSVRGVALSEEHRTKLASYLLRKLSVTRVYLFGSRVYVVPFEDSDLDIIAASEEFGKRCFIENNVAAQRTVGWIIHDRSPLNPPNK; this comes from the coding sequence ATGAGTGTGAGAGGCGTGGCGCTCTCCGAAGAGCATAGAACGAAGCTGGCTTCCTACTTGTTGAGAAAGTTGAGCGTAACCAGGGTTTACTTGTTCGGCTCGAGGGTTTACGTTGTCCCCTTCGAAGACAGCGACCTCGACATCATAGCGGCTTCAGAGGAGTTCGGCAAACGCTGCTTCATCGAGAACAATGTAGCTGCTCAGCGAACTGTGGGATGGATCATCCACGACAGAAGCCCCCTTAACCCCCCGAACAAGTAA
- a CDS encoding carboxylesterase family protein, whose translation MGVKGVFGRRSPVRRKYLAVIAVFLCVSIIVGMEGGILVNAATPSRLQQILLQRVISSTSSSQSSSDPLLVKTAYGLVRGFEWDNYTYAWLGIPYAKPPVGELRWKAPQDPDPWQGVLNATSFSDIPMQIASIMCVADESYEDEIATGAVIGSEDCLYLNIWVPKAKDGKLPSNLPVFVWVYGGADISGSSSMPLYYGANLARKANAVVVTFNYRVGIEGWFYHPALKTGDPVNDSGNYGLLDIVKALEWVKKNIKNFGGNPNCITVAGESAGAMNILALITSPYVKQEFFDKGNPLFHRAILESGGIMTATLEEAEQSANLVLASLLVKRGNASSINEALSKIAAMSQSEIASLLRNADMKELYEAVRDHSGAQADLIALMTGLLPSDLLIGLLPPSIQPVVSELVDQMNKLIETIMSLVPPELISRLLPEDSAGKYLMALMNVVSMTYADGYVVAKNPYVRLRDGDYIKVPVIIGSCEEEFKFFLSMGLSDMASYLNTTFGRYIPSLSEYLEATRPWPEELAPFLDWLLLVGYELISTISTKLWEAVGTDLIATLMSKYQSNVYVFRFCWNQEPKPLDFLLGACHSIDVPFFLGNVGEGEGFPYCNFAWTKENEPGRIELSNAIIAYISNFMRNGYPGDPDGLLGKLPRWSNYKDILGCERIIFDATNTHAVIYMLG comes from the coding sequence GTGGGCGTCAAAGGGGTGTTTGGGAGGAGGAGTCCGGTGAGGAGGAAGTACTTAGCTGTGATTGCAGTTTTCCTCTGTGTATCCATCATTGTGGGTATGGAGGGCGGCATCCTCGTAAATGCTGCAACGCCTTCCAGACTTCAACAAATCCTTCTGCAAAGAGTAATCTCGTCTACTTCTAGCTCTCAGAGCAGCAGCGACCCGTTGCTCGTGAAGACAGCGTACGGGCTGGTTCGCGGCTTTGAATGGGACAACTACACTTATGCTTGGCTTGGCATTCCGTACGCGAAGCCACCTGTGGGCGAGCTACGCTGGAAAGCACCACAGGACCCTGATCCTTGGCAAGGTGTGCTTAATGCGACAAGCTTTTCCGACATACCAATGCAGATTGCATCAATAATGTGTGTCGCAGACGAGAGCTATGAAGACGAGATAGCTACCGGTGCCGTAATAGGGAGCGAGGACTGCCTTTACTTGAACATATGGGTGCCGAAGGCTAAGGACGGAAAGCTGCCCAGCAACCTACCAGTTTTCGTATGGGTTTACGGTGGAGCTGACATATCGGGCAGTAGCTCGATGCCGCTGTATTACGGAGCTAACTTGGCCCGTAAGGCCAACGCCGTAGTCGTTACATTCAACTACAGGGTTGGAATAGAGGGCTGGTTCTACCACCCGGCCCTTAAGACAGGTGACCCGGTAAATGACTCCGGCAACTACGGCTTGCTCGACATAGTTAAAGCACTTGAATGGGTGAAGAAAAACATAAAGAACTTCGGCGGCAACCCCAACTGCATAACTGTCGCAGGCGAGTCTGCTGGCGCCATGAACATACTTGCCTTAATAACCTCGCCCTACGTTAAGCAGGAGTTCTTCGATAAAGGGAACCCGCTGTTTCACAGGGCCATACTTGAGAGCGGGGGGATAATGACGGCGACGCTTGAGGAAGCTGAGCAGTCGGCGAACCTCGTGCTGGCCAGCTTGCTGGTGAAGAGGGGGAACGCGAGCAGCATAAACGAGGCATTGAGCAAAATTGCAGCGATGAGTCAGAGTGAAATTGCAAGCTTGCTGAGAAACGCAGACATGAAGGAGCTCTACGAAGCTGTAAGAGACCACAGTGGAGCACAAGCAGACTTGATTGCCCTAATGACAGGCTTACTTCCATCAGACTTGCTCATAGGTCTCCTACCGCCCAGCATACAACCGGTAGTATCCGAGCTAGTTGACCAGATGAACAAGCTGATTGAGACTATAATGAGTCTAGTCCCACCCGAGTTGATTTCCAGATTACTGCCCGAAGACTCAGCGGGCAAGTACCTCATGGCGCTAATGAACGTGGTCTCCATGACTTACGCGGACGGGTATGTTGTAGCTAAGAACCCATACGTTAGACTAAGAGACGGAGACTACATTAAAGTACCCGTGATCATAGGTAGCTGCGAGGAGGAGTTCAAATTCTTCCTCTCAATGGGACTCTCAGACATGGCAAGCTACCTTAACACGACATTTGGACGCTACATCCCAAGTCTCTCAGAGTACTTGGAAGCCACACGCCCATGGCCAGAGGAGCTGGCACCATTCCTTGACTGGCTGCTCTTAGTCGGATACGAGCTCATTTCAACGATAAGCACGAAACTATGGGAAGCCGTGGGGACAGACCTCATTGCAACGCTTATGAGCAAATACCAGAGCAACGTTTACGTCTTCAGGTTCTGCTGGAACCAGGAGCCTAAGCCGCTTGACTTCCTCCTAGGAGCATGTCACTCGATTGACGTGCCATTCTTCCTCGGCAACGTAGGTGAGGGTGAAGGATTCCCCTACTGCAACTTCGCGTGGACTAAGGAGAATGAACCTGGAAGAATTGAATTGTCCAACGCCATCATAGCCTACATCAGCAACTTCATGAGGAACGGGTATCCAGGAGATCCCGACGGCTTACTTGGAAAACTACCAAGATGGAGCAACTACAAGGACATACTAGGATGCGAACGGATAATCTTTGACGCCACAAACACACACGCAGTCATATACATGTTAGGATGA
- a CDS encoding methanogenesis marker 16 metalloprotein — protein sequence MKNIDEINAKILSGDAVVLTAEELKRMIRGGEEVRAEDIDVVTTATCAVMSGTAAILVIPVAERGAFERAEMAWLNGVPAFPGPCPNERLGVVDVIVYGTASASRDYGGGHLFRDLVEGKTVEVRVEAEGRFFEREVTLADISFARMFTTRSAFRNYAAMVNTRGGVVKTIFSVTGLRGPLMEATVSGSGEVNPIENDPALRTIGVGTRVLLNGAVGYIVGEGTRSSAECPNVSVVAEMRDMDPEFMGGFVTSAGPECITSVAVPIPVLDEQVFRGLKVLDEEIKLPVKDVNTRVEIAESSYARVWQDAPLEVKFDAGKCRRCTLRCEVEEVCPTRAFSRGRIDRRRCFNCLTCVHLCPMQEKEYAAIEVEGVKVPIVLRQSDRSRANRLAMKLKRMIEAGKFLLTSPLQPLRPPRQASS from the coding sequence TTGAAGAACATTGACGAGATTAACGCTAAGATACTGAGTGGGGATGCTGTCGTCCTCACGGCTGAAGAGCTTAAGCGAATGATTAGGGGTGGCGAGGAGGTTCGGGCTGAAGACATCGACGTTGTTACGACTGCGACTTGCGCTGTTATGTCGGGTACTGCTGCTATCCTGGTCATCCCCGTAGCTGAGAGGGGGGCTTTTGAGAGGGCTGAGATGGCTTGGCTTAACGGTGTTCCCGCTTTTCCGGGTCCCTGCCCAAACGAGAGACTGGGCGTGGTTGACGTCATAGTTTATGGAACTGCTAGCGCGAGCCGTGATTACGGTGGAGGGCACCTCTTCCGCGACTTAGTCGAGGGGAAGACTGTTGAGGTTAGAGTTGAGGCTGAAGGCAGGTTTTTCGAGAGAGAGGTGACGCTCGCCGACATCTCCTTTGCTCGCATGTTTACCACGCGTTCAGCCTTCAGGAACTACGCCGCCATGGTGAACACGAGGGGGGGTGTGGTTAAAACGATATTTTCCGTCACGGGGCTTAGAGGCCCACTTATGGAGGCAACGGTTTCAGGTTCGGGGGAGGTTAACCCCATCGAGAATGACCCTGCTCTGAGGACGATAGGAGTTGGAACAAGGGTTTTGCTTAACGGCGCCGTCGGCTACATAGTGGGTGAGGGTACGAGGAGCAGCGCGGAGTGCCCGAACGTCTCGGTGGTCGCCGAAATGAGGGACATGGACCCGGAGTTCATGGGTGGATTTGTGACCTCAGCTGGCCCGGAGTGCATAACGTCTGTTGCTGTACCAATACCTGTGCTTGACGAGCAGGTGTTTAGGGGGCTCAAAGTGTTAGACGAGGAGATAAAGCTCCCCGTTAAAGACGTTAACACCAGGGTTGAAATCGCTGAAAGCAGTTATGCACGCGTCTGGCAGGATGCCCCGCTTGAAGTTAAGTTCGACGCCGGCAAGTGTAGGAGGTGCACGTTGCGCTGTGAGGTGGAGGAGGTGTGTCCGACTAGGGCGTTTTCCAGGGGTAGGATAGATAGGAGGAGGTGCTTTAACTGCCTCACCTGCGTGCATCTTTGCCCGATGCAAGAAAAGGAGTATGCCGCTATAGAGGTGGAAGGTGTAAAGGTTCCCATCGTTTTGAGGCAATCTGATAGAAGCAGGGCAAATAGGCTGGCGATGAAGCTCAAAAGGATGATAGAGGCAGGCAAGTTCCTTTTAACAAGTCCTCTACAACCCCTCCGCCCGCCGAGACAAGCCAGCAGTTAG